One genomic window of Anaerolineae bacterium includes the following:
- a CDS encoding transposase, with translation AECAEGMHRWADQHRIARAYKKNEQAFIEAFNGTLRREEFGALKFRGDELELAQQYADAFLDYYHHRRPHLSLGMLTPARFAESHLP, from the coding sequence AGCCGAGTGCGCTGAGGGCATGCATCGCTGGGCGGATCAGCATCGTATCGCGCGGGCTTACAAGAAGAACGAACAGGCTTTCATTGAAGCCTTCAACGGCACGCTGCGCCGTGAGGAGTTTGGCGCTCTCAAGTTCCGGGGCGATGAATTGGAGCTGGCCCAGCAGTATGCCGATGCTTTTCTCGACTACTATCACCACCGGCGCCCCCATCTCTCACTCGGCATGCTCACGCCCGCTCGTTTCGCTGAGTCGCATTTGCCTTGA